A region of Rhodospirillales bacterium DNA encodes the following proteins:
- a CDS encoding aromatic ring-hydroxylating dioxygenase subunit alpha, producing the protein MDTATQAAWGDRMIAMLKADTTQLERREYRQPVAHYIDPAHAARERATLFRRTPLIVAASSEMESPGDFRVVDIDGLSILLTRQSDGTLKAFHNVCRHRGCRVVDEECGRRPTFTCKFHSWVYGGDGALRHVPGAEGFPNLDRAASGLVALPVAERHGLVWVTPTAGPPIDIDAFLGPIGPVLAEMRIAEAGVFRFERFGEALNWKLVVDTFLELYHVPYLHSRTVGRFIEGRGGIYERLGRHGRFVAPRMTFLAALADTPSAERDVAGHIVGIHRVFPNAVVVWQRDHVEFWTAVPDGDDPNRCVVRLWLLSPEKTVTDSDRAKWNKNWDIVRGTVHAEDFPMARTIQQGFSSGAQSHVVFGRNEPGLHDFHRSLDEALTAG; encoded by the coding sequence ATGGACACCGCGACCCAAGCCGCCTGGGGCGATCGCATGATCGCCATGCTCAAGGCCGACACCACCCAGCTCGAGCGGCGCGAGTACCGCCAGCCGGTCGCGCACTACATCGATCCCGCCCACGCCGCCCGCGAGCGCGCGACGTTGTTCCGGCGCACGCCGCTGATCGTGGCGGCGTCGAGCGAGATGGAGTCGCCCGGCGATTTCCGCGTCGTCGACATCGACGGCCTGTCGATCCTGCTGACGCGCCAGAGCGACGGAACCCTCAAGGCGTTCCACAACGTCTGCCGCCACCGCGGTTGCCGCGTGGTCGACGAGGAATGCGGCCGCCGCCCGACCTTCACCTGCAAGTTCCACTCCTGGGTCTACGGTGGCGACGGCGCCCTGCGCCACGTGCCCGGCGCCGAGGGGTTCCCGAATCTCGACCGCGCCGCGTCGGGATTGGTCGCGCTGCCGGTCGCGGAACGCCACGGGCTGGTCTGGGTGACGCCGACCGCCGGACCGCCGATCGACATCGATGCGTTCCTCGGCCCCATCGGGCCGGTGCTGGCGGAAATGAGAATCGCCGAGGCCGGCGTGTTCCGCTTCGAGCGCTTCGGCGAGGCGTTGAACTGGAAGCTGGTGGTCGACACCTTCCTCGAACTCTACCACGTGCCCTACCTGCACTCGAGGACCGTGGGGCGGTTCATCGAGGGGCGCGGCGGCATCTACGAGCGGCTGGGACGGCATGGCCGCTTCGTGGCGCCGCGGATGACGTTCCTGGCGGCGCTCGCCGACACGCCGTCGGCCGAGCGCGACGTCGCCGGCCACATCGTCGGCATCCACCGCGTGTTCCCCAACGCCGTCGTGGTGTGGCAGCGCGACCACGTCGAGTTCTGGACCGCCGTGCCCGACGGCGACGACCCCAACCGCTGCGTCGTGCGGCTGTGGCTGCTGAGCCCGGAGAAGACGGTCACCGACTCCGACCGCGCGAAGTGGAACAAGAACTGGGACATCGTGCGCGGCACCGTGCACGCCGAGGACTTCCCGATGGCGCGCACGATCCAGCAGGGCTTCTCAAGCGGCGCGCAGAGCCACGTCGTGTTCGGCCGCAACGAGCCCGGCCTGCACGACTTCCACCGCTCGCTCGACGAGGCGCTGACGGCGGGCTGA
- a CDS encoding cupin domain-containing protein, producing the protein MTSHPAPAEMLLDYATGALPEGPALVVACHLSLAPESLELVADLEAVGGAMLAATPAAPMDDGALAAVLARLDDADEAAAPDAAPGPLAGLPPAVRAYVPEGAAWSRVMPGVEEIALPLRDGRHNAALMRIGAGRAIPRHTHEGVEYTLVISGAFNDGERRYAAGDICVADASLDHRPAVDGVEACVCLAVSEASIVLTGPVGRWLNPLLRRRSAKPPR; encoded by the coding sequence ATGACGTCGCACCCCGCGCCGGCGGAGATGCTGCTGGACTACGCGACCGGGGCCCTGCCGGAGGGACCGGCCCTCGTCGTCGCCTGCCATCTGTCGCTCGCACCCGAATCGCTGGAGCTGGTCGCCGATCTCGAGGCGGTCGGCGGCGCGATGCTGGCCGCGACCCCCGCCGCGCCGATGGATGACGGCGCGCTCGCCGCGGTCCTGGCCCGGCTCGACGACGCGGACGAGGCGGCCGCTCCGGACGCGGCGCCCGGTCCGCTCGCCGGGCTGCCGCCGGCGGTGCGCGCCTACGTGCCCGAGGGCGCGGCGTGGAGCCGCGTCATGCCCGGCGTCGAGGAGATCGCGCTGCCCCTGCGCGACGGGCGCCACAACGCCGCGCTGATGCGGATCGGCGCCGGCCGGGCGATTCCGCGCCACACCCACGAGGGCGTCGAATACACCCTGGTGATCTCCGGCGCGTTCAACGACGGCGAGCGCCGCTACGCCGCCGGCGACATCTGCGTCGCCGACGCGTCGCTGGACCACCGCCCCGCCGTCGACGGTGTCGAGGCGTGCGTCTGCCTCGCGGTGTCCGAGGCGTCGATCGTGCTCACCGGGCCGGTGGGCCGCTGGCTCAATCCGCTGCTGCGCCGCCGTTCCGCCAAGCCGCCGCGCTGA
- a CDS encoding formate--tetrahydrofolate ligase: MAEVLSDIEIARRATPRRLVEVAAKIGIGDDALEPYGRTKAKVDLAALPGLAAAKPGHLILVTAINPTAAGEGKTTTTIGLGDALNRIGKRTAIALREPSLGPCFGQKGGATGGGYAQVVPMAEINLHFTGDFHAITTAPNLLAAMLDNHVYWGNALGIDSRRVFWPRAMDMNDRALRDVVLSLGGVANGFPRQGRFDITTASEVMAILCLARDLKDLEARLARIVVAETRDGRMVTAGDLKAAPAMAAILKDAAKPNLVQTLEGNPVLVHGGPFANIAHGCNSLIATRAALGLADYVVTEAGFGADLGAEKFLDIKCRVGGLKPALAVVVATVRALKLHGGADAKALGAENLDAVAKGLPNLLRHVENLAKFGLPVLVGINRFTSDTPAELALIEAKCAEAGAKAILCEHWAKGGEGAEALAREAVAVIDKGAAKFAPLYPDDMPLLDKIGVVAREVYRAAGVAPTAAVRNRAAALEAAGFGKLPVCIAKTQYSFAADPALRGAPTGHTLPIRELRLSAGAGFVVALAGDIMTMPGLPRVPAAERIHLMADGEIDGIF; the protein is encoded by the coding sequence ATGGCCGAGGTGCTCAGCGACATCGAGATCGCGCGGCGGGCGACGCCGCGTCGGCTGGTCGAGGTGGCGGCGAAGATCGGGATCGGCGACGACGCGCTGGAGCCCTACGGACGCACCAAGGCGAAGGTCGACCTCGCCGCGCTGCCCGGCCTCGCGGCGGCGAAGCCGGGCCATCTGATCCTCGTCACCGCGATCAATCCCACGGCGGCGGGCGAGGGCAAGACCACCACCACGATCGGGCTGGGCGACGCGCTCAACCGCATCGGCAAGCGCACGGCGATCGCGCTGCGCGAGCCCAGCCTCGGGCCGTGCTTCGGCCAGAAGGGCGGCGCCACCGGCGGCGGCTACGCCCAGGTCGTGCCGATGGCCGAGATCAACCTCCACTTCACCGGCGATTTCCACGCCATCACCACGGCGCCCAACCTGCTCGCGGCGATGCTGGACAACCACGTCTACTGGGGCAACGCGCTGGGCATCGATTCGCGGCGCGTGTTCTGGCCGCGCGCCATGGACATGAACGACCGCGCGCTGCGCGACGTCGTGCTCAGCCTCGGCGGCGTCGCCAACGGCTTCCCGCGGCAGGGCCGGTTCGACATCACCACGGCGTCCGAGGTGATGGCCATCCTCTGCCTGGCGCGCGACCTGAAGGACCTCGAGGCGCGGCTGGCGCGCATCGTCGTCGCCGAGACCCGCGACGGCAGGATGGTGACCGCCGGCGACCTGAAGGCCGCGCCGGCGATGGCCGCGATCCTCAAGGACGCCGCCAAGCCCAACCTCGTGCAGACGCTCGAGGGCAATCCGGTGCTGGTCCATGGCGGCCCCTTCGCCAACATCGCGCACGGCTGCAACTCGCTCATCGCGACCCGCGCGGCGCTGGGGCTGGCCGACTACGTCGTCACCGAGGCCGGCTTCGGCGCCGATCTCGGGGCCGAGAAGTTCCTCGATATCAAGTGCCGCGTCGGCGGCCTGAAGCCGGCGCTCGCCGTGGTGGTGGCGACGGTGCGGGCGTTGAAGCTGCACGGCGGCGCCGACGCCAAGGCGCTGGGCGCCGAGAACCTCGACGCCGTCGCCAAGGGTCTCCCCAACCTGCTGCGCCACGTCGAGAACCTGGCCAAGTTCGGCCTGCCGGTGCTGGTCGGCATCAACCGCTTCACCTCGGACACGCCCGCCGAGCTGGCGCTGATCGAGGCCAAATGCGCCGAGGCCGGCGCCAAGGCGATCCTGTGCGAGCACTGGGCGAAGGGCGGGGAGGGCGCCGAGGCGCTGGCGCGCGAGGCCGTCGCCGTGATCGACAAGGGCGCCGCGAAATTCGCGCCGCTCTATCCCGACGACATGCCGCTGCTCGACAAGATCGGCGTCGTCGCGCGCGAGGTCTACCGCGCCGCCGGCGTCGCGCCGACCGCGGCGGTGCGCAACCGCGCCGCCGCGCTGGAGGCGGCCGGCTTCGGCAAGCTGCCGGTGTGCATCGCCAAGACGCAGTACAGCTTCGCCGCCGACCCGGCGCTGCGCGGCGCGCCGACCGGCCACACCCTGCCGATCCGCGAGCTGCGGCTCTCGGCCGGCGCCGGCTTCGTGGTCGCGCTGGCCGGCGACATCATGACCATGCCCGGCTTGCCGCGGGTGCCGGCCGCCGAGCGCATCCACCTGATGGCCGACGGCGAGATCGACGGCATCTTCTAA
- a CDS encoding DUF2237 domain-containing protein: MFDQTPDRRGGDGRAPSINVLGGPLAPCSAEPLTGFFRDGCCNTGREDTGLHTVCAVMTEAFLAFSKAAGNDLSTPMPRFGFAGLKPGDRWCLCAARWREAWEADAAPAVILEATHRATLGIVPLEALKAHAFKAN; encoded by the coding sequence ATGTTCGACCAGACGCCCGACCGCCGCGGCGGCGACGGCCGCGCCCCCTCGATCAACGTGCTGGGCGGGCCGCTGGCGCCGTGCTCGGCCGAGCCGCTGACCGGCTTCTTCCGCGACGGCTGCTGCAACACCGGCCGCGAGGACACCGGCCTGCACACGGTCTGCGCCGTGATGACCGAGGCGTTCCTCGCCTTCTCGAAGGCGGCCGGCAACGACCTCTCGACGCCGATGCCGCGCTTCGGCTTCGCCGGGCTGAAGCCGGGCGACCGCTGGTGCCTGTGCGCGGCGCGCTGGCGCGAGGCGTGGGAGGCCGACGCCGCCCCCGCCGTGATCCTCGAAGCGACCCACCGCGCGACCCTGGGCATCGTGCCGCTGGAGGCGCTCAAGGCGCACGCGTTCAAGGCGAATTGA
- a CDS encoding sigma-70 family RNA polymerase sigma factor, which translates to MDDGRAPQRREGLEPGGDPWACELIAAVVRRDRAAFGELFRFFAPRIKAFTMRGGADPDAAQEVAQETMIAVWRRAATFDRRKAAASTWVFTIARNKRIDMFRRDGRPPQDADELALFADDHEPAAEDAAITAQSHDRLREALPRLPPEQAAVLQKAYFEDKTHLEIAAELGLPMGTVKSRIRLALARLRSALHGDHA; encoded by the coding sequence ATGGACGATGGACGCGCGCCGCAGCGTCGTGAGGGGCTCGAGCCCGGCGGCGACCCTTGGGCGTGCGAGCTGATCGCCGCCGTCGTCCGGCGCGACCGGGCGGCCTTCGGCGAGCTGTTCCGCTTCTTCGCCCCCAGGATCAAGGCCTTCACCATGCGCGGCGGCGCCGATCCCGACGCCGCCCAGGAGGTCGCGCAGGAGACGATGATCGCGGTGTGGCGGCGGGCGGCGACATTCGACCGCCGCAAGGCGGCGGCGTCGACCTGGGTGTTCACCATCGCGCGCAACAAGCGGATCGACATGTTCCGCCGCGACGGCCGGCCGCCGCAGGACGCCGACGAGCTGGCGCTGTTCGCCGACGACCATGAGCCGGCGGCCGAGGACGCCGCGATCACGGCGCAGTCGCACGACCGGCTGCGGGAGGCGCTGCCGCGGCTGCCGCCCGAGCAGGCCGCCGTGCTCCAGAAGGCCTACTTCGAGGACAAGACCCATCTCGAGATCGCCGCCGAGCTCGGCCTGCCGATGGGCACGGTCAAGTCGCGGATCCGCCTCGCCCTCGCGCGGCTGCGGTCGGCGTTACACGGAGACCACGCATGA
- the prmB gene encoding 50S ribosomal protein L3 N(5)-glutamine methyltransferase yields MSDPAAVAAELLTVRDFLRYAVSRFNAAGIAYGHGTGGALDEAAFLILETLRLPIDQLDPFLDARLTAPERLRLAEVVEARVATRKPAAYLTGRAYIQGVPFHVDERVIVPRSFIGELLFSDLIGGEGFALVEDPDAVGRVLDLCTGSGCLAILAARVFPNARIDAVELSPDAAAVARRNIDESGEGGRIELLQGDLFAPVAGRRYDLILTNPPYVDAAAMAALPPEYRHEPAMALAGGDDGLDIVRRILAAAPGHLTPDGGLLCEIGTGREILEAEHPHWPFFWPDTAESAGEVFWLTAAAMRPAPAKAKRRTPRPA; encoded by the coding sequence ATATCCGATCCCGCCGCCGTCGCGGCCGAACTGCTGACGGTGCGCGATTTCCTGCGCTACGCCGTCAGCCGCTTCAACGCCGCCGGCATCGCCTACGGCCACGGCACCGGCGGCGCGCTGGACGAGGCGGCGTTCCTGATCCTCGAGACCCTGCGCCTGCCGATCGACCAGCTCGATCCGTTCCTCGACGCGCGCCTCACCGCGCCGGAGCGGTTGCGCCTGGCGGAGGTGGTCGAAGCGCGGGTCGCCACCCGCAAACCCGCCGCCTATCTGACGGGACGCGCCTACATCCAGGGCGTGCCGTTCCATGTCGACGAGCGGGTGATCGTGCCGCGCTCGTTCATCGGCGAGCTGCTGTTCTCCGACCTGATCGGCGGCGAGGGCTTCGCGCTGGTCGAGGATCCCGACGCCGTGGGCCGCGTGCTCGATCTCTGCACCGGCTCGGGATGCCTGGCGATCCTCGCGGCGCGGGTGTTCCCCAACGCGCGGATCGACGCCGTCGAGCTGTCGCCGGACGCCGCCGCCGTCGCGCGCCGCAATATCGACGAGAGCGGCGAGGGCGGGCGCATCGAGCTGCTCCAGGGCGACCTGTTCGCGCCGGTGGCGGGGCGGCGCTACGATCTGATCCTGACCAACCCGCCCTATGTCGACGCCGCGGCGATGGCGGCGCTGCCGCCGGAGTACCGGCACGAGCCGGCGATGGCGCTGGCCGGCGGCGACGATGGGCTGGACATCGTGCGGCGCATCCTCGCGGCGGCGCCCGGTCATCTGACGCCCGACGGCGGCCTGCTGTGCGAGATCGGCACCGGTCGCGAGATCCTCGAGGCCGAGCATCCCCACTGGCCGTTCTTCTGGCCGGACACCGCCGAGAGCGCCGGCGAGGTGTTCTGGCTCACGGCCGCCGCGATGCGGCCCGCGCCCGCGAAGGCGAAGCGGCGGACGCCGCGGCCGGCCTGA
- a CDS encoding AAA family ATPase: MATLVAMCGLAFSGKSTIARLLADALDAPRISLDAINEERGLDGGAGIPDAEWEATSRIAVTRLRAALAAGRHAVLDDTLSHRFLRDRYRAVAAEAGAAFALVFVDTPLDEIRRRRRLNDAERGRPTIADTVFDHHAARFERPADDEIAIRIAGAADIDSLLANPSRALVAR, translated from the coding sequence ATGGCGACGCTGGTGGCGATGTGCGGTTTGGCGTTCTCCGGCAAATCGACCATCGCGCGGCTTCTGGCCGACGCGCTCGACGCGCCGAGGATCAGCCTCGACGCGATCAACGAGGAGCGTGGTCTCGACGGCGGCGCCGGCATTCCCGACGCCGAATGGGAGGCGACCAGCCGGATCGCCGTCACGCGCCTGCGCGCCGCGCTCGCGGCCGGCCGGCACGCCGTGCTCGACGACACGCTCTCGCACCGCTTCCTGCGCGACCGCTACCGCGCCGTCGCGGCGGAGGCGGGCGCGGCCTTCGCGTTGGTGTTCGTCGACACGCCGCTGGACGAGATCCGGCGCCGGCGTCGGCTCAACGACGCCGAGCGTGGTCGTCCGACGATCGCCGACACCGTATTCGACCACCACGCGGCGCGCTTCGAGCGTCCCGCCGACGACGAGATCGCGATCCGCATCGCGGGCGCGGCCGACATCGACTCGCTGCTCGCCAACCCGTCCCGCGCGCTCGTCGCCCGCTAA
- a CDS encoding ETC complex I subunit, which yields MQVRIFKPAKTAMQSGVGNAQEWVIESEPEAVETDPLMGWTSSRDMMGQVRLTFATKDEAVAYATKKGWLYTVSEPKARAVRPKAYADNFAFGRVGRWTH from the coding sequence ATGCAGGTCAGGATCTTCAAACCCGCCAAGACCGCGATGCAGTCCGGCGTCGGCAACGCCCAGGAGTGGGTGATCGAGAGCGAGCCGGAGGCGGTCGAGACCGATCCCCTCATGGGCTGGACCAGTTCGCGCGACATGATGGGCCAGGTGCGCCTGACCTTCGCCACGAAGGACGAGGCGGTGGCCTACGCCACGAAGAAGGGCTGGCTGTACACCGTCTCCGAGCCCAAGGCGCGCGCCGTGCGGCCCAAGGCCTACGCCGACAATTTCGCCTTCGGCCGGGTCGGCCGCTGGACGCACTGA